The genomic stretch GGCGACGACCAGACGATCGACAACGGCGGCAGCACGCTCAACCTGCTGGCGCTGGAGGCGCTGACCGACAGCGTGATCGGCTACGGCGGCGACAAGGTGCTGATCGCCAGCAAGGCCGCCCGCCGCCAGATCAGCACCGCCTCCCGTCAGGCCGGCGGCGACCTCTACGAGGTGATCGACGGCCGGCACTATTTCGAGGGCGTCGAGATCCTGCTGGTGGAGGAGGACGCCGAGGGCAACGCGGTGCTCGGTTACGACGAACCGGGCGACACCACCTCCATCTACTGCTGCGTGCTCGGCGATGCGGCGGTCTGCGGCCTGCAGGGTCCGTTCGAGGGCCGCTACGGCATCTCGGTGCGGGACTTCGGGGAAGTGCACGACGCGCCGGTATTTCGCACGCGGGTGGATTGGTACGTGGGCTTTGCGGTGTGCAACCGCAAGGCAGCAGCCCGCCTGTTCAACGTCGCCCCCATGCCGCTGGTGGTCTGAGACAGCGCCTGAACCCACGAACGATTCATCCCAACACCCCCCATCCAGGAGAACCCTGATGACCTCTCAAGCCACCCGGCTGCTCGACGCCCAGACGGTGCTCGTCGGCTGGATCAACCACTCCGCCACCGACTGCTACGAGCACAGCCGCAGCAGCGGTGATGTGGTGAACCTCGGCACCGATCTCGATGCCACCAGCTCCTTTGTGCTGGTGGCATCCCACCCCGGCCACAGCGAGGCGGTGACCGTGACGCTGGAGCTCGCTCCACTGCTGGCCGATGGCACCACCGGCAACTGGATCACGGCTGCTGCCGTCGCCATCCCCGCTGCTGGCGGCAAGGTGGAGGCGATCATCAGCGGCGCTGCCCTGCTGATCAACCCGGCCGACAGCGAGCTGATCACGCCGCCCTGCCTGCGACTGGCGCGGGCGACGGTGAGCCCTGGCACTCCGATGGGGATGACCGTGGCGCTCACCGCCAACCAAGGGCTGTGAGGTGAGCGCCATGGGCAACCCACTCGACACCCTCAACGTGGCGGCCGGAGCTGAGGCCCTGCCGCTGGAGCTGCTGCAGCCTCTCGACAGCAGCAACCCCGCATCCACGCCTGTTTGCCTATCGGGCCCGGAGCAGCGGCCACTGGTCACCCCCGATCCCGGTGTGATGGGCGGAGACGGCGACAGTTCCGGGCTGCCGCCCAGCCAGCTGCTGATCGGCAAGGACGGTGCGACCCGCTCGATCTGGCCAGTGCACCTGGCCGGCTGGCAGGCCCTGGGCTGGCAGCTGCTCAGCCCCGCCAGCGGCGGCGATGACCCGGCACCGGTGGATGCCGAGGACAACGCGCCGGAGCCTGTGGTGGACCCCGGCCAGGCGCCGCCTGAGCAGGAGGCGCCGGTGACGGAGCCAGAGCTGGTGGATGCGCTGGGCCTCGAGCCCGAGCAACCGGAAGCGACGGAACCCGCCCCGGCAGCAGGTGAGCCCGCCCCCACCGGTGAGCCGCTGGAGTCAGCGGCAACCACCACCAGCGACGGAGAAGCCCTGCTGGCCACTGAGGCCACCGATTTCCAGTCGATGACCAAGGCCCAGATCGTCGAGTTCTGCTCCACCGTTTACGGCGTGGAGCTCGATGGCAGCCAGACCAAGGCCGAACTGGTGGAGCAGGCCACGGCACTGGAGGCCCAGGCCAGCGGCAGCAGCACGGCCACCAGCGACGGCACGGGTGTCGCCAGCAGCGATCCTGCCGATCTGGCGGCCCTGGAGCTGGGGGATGCCCTGCTCTGATCCCAGCAGCCAGCGCTGCCCCGGCCAGCGCATTCCTGGCTGGGGGCTGGCAACAGCTCAGCAGCACTGCCCTGGCGCCAATGGCCACTCCCGATCCGGCTGTGCTGGCCGAGCTGACGGCCCAGTGCCGCAGCAGCAGCCGGCCGCAGGGGGTGATCTTCCTGGGCCAGGCCCAGCTGCAGGACGGCGGCACCCCTGAACCACCCCCGTCCGGGGGCGTCAGTTCGGTGCAAGCTCTGGCGCCGCTGGTGAGTGTTGCCTCAATCGACGGGGTGGTGGTGCTTGCGCTGGACCTGCGCCTGCTCAGCCCCTTGCCGCACTGATTTCTCCCCTCCACCTCTCTCCCCTTCTGCACTGATCGCCATGGCCACCACCACCGAGAGCCGCACCTCCGGCCGTTCCCTGCCCCAGCCCACCGACCTGCTGCTGGTGCAGCGCGGCAGCACGCCCTACCGGGCCACTGCCGAGGAGGTCAAGGCGTTCATGCTCACGCCGGCCACGGCGGCGGCGATCGGGGCTATCAAGCCCGGCACCAACCTCTCGGTCGATGCCGATGGCATGCTCCATGCCGCCATTCCCGGCGCACTGCACTACCGGGGTGCAATCGACCCCACCACCGCGGAGGCCCCGGCCGATGCCGCTGTTGGAGACGTGTATTTGGCCAGTGCCGGCGGTCCTGCCCTGGCGAGCTGGAGCGGCATCGCCGGAGCGGAGATCGCCCAAGGGGATCTCCTGCTGTTTGACGGCAGCAACTGGAGTGCCAACGCCGCCCTGGGCCCCGATGGCGCCGGCGTGATCCGCATCCAGGTGGCCGCACCGCTGGCCGTCGATGAGAGCGATCCCGCCCAGCCGCTGCTGAGCGTTGAACCCGCAACCACCGCCGCTGCCGGAGTGGTGCAGCTGGCCGACCCGTTGGCGCTGGGGGACGGCACCCCCGGGCGGGTGGTGGATGCGGCCCAGCTGCAGGCGGCGCTGGCCACCGCCCAGCCGGCCGGCGACTACATGCCGCTGGACCTGAGCACCCTGCCGGCCCTGCCCTGACCACCGCAGCTGATGACCCTCCAACCAGGCGACCTGCTGGCGATCACCCGCCCTGCTGGGCCCCAGGTCGGCACCTACCAACTGCCGGCAGCGGCATTGGCGGAGCTACTGAACCCGCCGCCAGTGCTGGGAATCAGCGGTGTGGTTTGGTCAACCGTGCGCTCGGCGGCAGACAACAGCTGGCAGGCGATCTGCTGGTCACCGGAGCTGCAGCTCTACGCCTGCGTAGCGGGTAGCGGCAGCGGTAACCGGGTGATGACCTCAAGCGATGGCATCCGCTGGAGCCCCCAACCATCAGCGGCGGAGCACAACTGGGTGGCGCTCTGCTGGGCCGCCGAGCTGGGGCTGTTTGTCGCCGTCAGCGACAGCGGTATTGGGAATCGGGTGATGACCTCACCGAATGGCCGCAGCTGGACCCTGCGCCAGACGCCTGCCGACAACAGCTGGACCTCGATCTGCTGGGCACCTGCGCTGGGCTTGTTGGTGGCCGTGGCCAGCAGCGGCACCGGCAACCGCGTGATGACCAGCCGCGATGGCATCACCTGGACAGCCGGCCCGGCTGTCGCGGATCAGGAGTGGCGCTCCATCTGCTGGGCGCCTCAACTGGGGCAGCTGGTGGCGGTGAGCAGCACGGGCGGGAGCCAGCGGGTGATGACCTCCAGCGATGGCCGCAGCTGGACGCTGCGGACGGCCGCCGCAGCCAACAGCTGGACGGCGCTCTGCTGGGCGGCTGAGCTGGGCCTGCTGGTGGCGGTGAGCAGCAGCGGCCGGGGCAATCGGGTGCTGACCTCCCCGAATGGAATCAGCTGGACCAGCCGCAGTTCGGCAGCCGACAACGCCTGGACCTCCCTCTGCTGGGCGCCGGAGCGGGAGCTACTGGTGGCCGTGGCCAGCAGCGGCACCGGCAGCCGGATCATGACCAGCGCCTATGGCCTCAACTGGACGGTGCGCAGCTCCCCGGCTGATCTGGGCTGGCGCTCGCTGTGCTGGTCGCCCCAGCGGCGTCAGTTCGCGGCTGTGAGTAACAGCGGCGCTGGCAACCGGGTGATGGTGAGCCCGTGACCCATGCCTGACACCACGACACCCCTGCCAGCGATTGGCTCGCGTTGCTGGCGCGACCTGATCAGCTCGGAGACCGGGGCCACGGTGCTCAGCCTTGCGGCTGGGACTCCCGAGGACGATCCGATGATGGAGCTGGCCTACGACGAGGGCGGCAGCGGCTGGTGGCCGCTCTCCACGCTGGTTGTCGAGCAGGCCTGAGCTGAGGGGCCTCAGCCCTCTCCCACCAGCTGCTGGCGCAGGGCAGCGAGGGCCTTTTTCTGAGCCCGCTGCACTGACATGGCGCTGATCTGGAGCCGCTCGGCTGCAGCG from Synechococcus sp. CBW1107 encodes the following:
- a CDS encoding major capsid protein, with translation MGLTLIEAQKYARRAEQLAVLKTFAEGELLRRLPFRNLVGGSLSFPAETKLPRVGFRAVNEGYRQSYGVINSDSEFVHLFGGDLDVDRSIVDLQGPEARAAQTEMKVRSMRLTLEAAIINGDDTFDPRAFNGLSKRLVPGDDQTIDNGGSTLNLLALEALTDSVIGYGGDKVLIASKAARRQISTASRQAGGDLYEVIDGRHYFEGVEILLVEEDAEGNAVLGYDEPGDTTSIYCCVLGDAAVCGLQGPFEGRYGISVRDFGEVHDAPVFRTRVDWYVGFAVCNRKAAARLFNVAPMPLVV